The Coffea eugenioides isolate CCC68of chromosome 8, Ceug_1.0, whole genome shotgun sequence genome has a segment encoding these proteins:
- the LOC113780273 gene encoding jmjC domain-containing protein 7 — translation MASTAAADADAATATKEAIENLWEEVRDLSLGSTTTQIDHLPTPPSPLQFLRDYISPNKPCLIYNSISHWPALSLWPSTSYLQETLKSSPVSLHLTPTGRADSLIPHPHSNPSSSPLVFASAHVKKVPFSTALRRVSESNTCTEKGAKRCVAYLQEQNDCFRNEYGDLSQDCDDHIPWASQALGCLPEAVNLWIGNQLSVTSFHKDHYENLYAVITGEKRFLLLPPTDLHRMYIRDYPAAQYHYSEDTEDFELEIEDPVRYVPWCSVDPYPSFEDTNRQMAEFPLYYNGPKPFEVTVKAGQVLYLPSMWFHHVSQCPDSRGLTIAVNYWYDMRFDIKYAYFNFLQSVNYISDSAFRGGHLDSHSKVSTSKGEDELEMIEFVQNGDATGQGDSDYDD, via the exons ATGGCCTCCACCGCTGCCGCTGACGCCGACGCCGCCACCGCCACCAAGGAAGCAATAGAAAACCTGTGGGAAGAAGTGAGAGACCTCAGCCTAGGCTCAACCACCACCCAAATTGACCACCTTCCTACTCCACCCAGCCCCCTCCAATTCCTCCGCGATTACATCTCTCCCAATAAACCTTGCCTCATTTACAACTCCATCAGCCACTGGCCAGCCCTCTCTTTATGGCCCTCAACTTCTTACCTCCAAGAAACCCTCAAATCCTCCCCTGTTTCACTCCACCTCACCCCCACCGGCCGCGCCGACTCCCTAATCCCCCACCCTCACTCCAACCCCAGCTCCTCCCCTCTCGTTTTTGCCTCAGCTCATGTTAAAAAAGTCCCTTTTTCGACTGCTCTGAGAAGGGTTTCTGAATCTAATACTTGTACTGAAAAGGGTGCAAAACGTTGTGTTGCTTATTTGCAAGAACAGAATGATTGTTTTAGAAATGAGTATGGTGATTTATCCCAGGATTGTGATGATCATATCCCCTGGGCTTCTCAGGCCCTGGGATGCCTTCCTGAAGCTGTTAATCTTTGGATTGGGAATCAGTTGTCTGTGACTTCATTTCATAAAGATCATTATGAAAATCTTTATGCTGTCATTACTGGGGAGAAGCGATTTTTGCTTCTTCCGCCTACTGATCTCCACAGGATGTATATTCGCGACTATCCAGCAGCTCAGTATCACTACTCTGAG GATACGGAGGATTTTGAATTAGAAATTGAGGATCCAGTGAGGTATGTACCATGGTGTAGTGTGGATCCATACCCTTCATTTGAGGACACAAACAGGCAAATGGCTGAGTTTCCTTTGTACTATAATGGGCCAAAGCCATTTGAAGTTACAGTCAAGGCTGGGCAAGTCCTTTATTT GCCAAGTATGTGGTTCCATCATGTTAGTCAGTGCCCAGACAGCAGAGGACTGACAATTGCAGTGAACTACT GGTATGATATGCGGTTTGATATTAAATATGCTTACTTCAACTTCTTGCAATCCGTAAACTACATCAGTGACTCAGCATTTCGGGGAGGACATTTGGATTCACATTCTAAGGTGTCAACAAGTAAAGGAGAAGATGAGTTGGAGATGATAGAATTTGTACAAAATGGAGATGCAACAGGGCAAGGAGATAGTGATTATGATGATTGA